From Enterococcus mundtii, the proteins below share one genomic window:
- a CDS encoding BspA family leucine-rich repeat surface protein, with translation MMDKKRKSTYQFAIIGFVLMNLLLSNFTPIVMCLEEDYSQATLDSSEESTTDSSESLDESMQSSEEEEIRVEDSTESVEEGPPTSSTTETSGLNGTQEEQKDNTDNTKTYTHIKDVQKEKAVSAKGQVGTVNWELYDDGKLKMTSGGKWESSNFDVEKSPWASWNEKITSIEISSEITVGSSLAGAFRNLYKCKSITGLDKLILSSVNPTNMDSTFYGLSALEELDLTGLNTSKVTDMSAMLLGTSSLKELNITGLDTSNVTTMSAMFYGTGLSSDNLDINELDTGNVTNMSSMFKDARNLTNIDLRNLNLEKVTNMSSMFQDQYTDQNNDGTIDESQLCTVKFGKLSNENIDMNSMFRHATHLEQVEFYEADEKVKVLKMAHMFMNTKSLTNIDLSTFDTSQVTDMSSVFNRASSLTSVDLSGFDTSKVTNMSSMFSGASSLASVDLSNFDTNKVTNTSSMFSGASSLTSIDLSNFDMNHVTDLSHMFFQTSKLGKIILGQNFSFNNNMDGKLPPAFNGKNEDLWQAIGDGDEDTPNGKVYSNGELMTNYDGNNMAGTYVASGYDPSMMISVDVPEKVSFGAITSEKIISNKFNIANNSRLPLRVVVTEYVDTDFSFSLFQSLKLKIDEYSEGNDVSLIDKGNGDISAETTLFNLCSEQNINVIDSEKNEELIQNGWRNNWNFQFDGAIYEDQFNENDLRTVNHELKLKFIPLTADGNNIWGS, from the coding sequence ATGATGGATAAGAAGAGAAAAAGCACATATCAGTTTGCAATTATTGGATTCGTACTCATGAATCTTTTACTTTCTAACTTTACACCGATTGTAATGTGTCTGGAAGAAGATTATTCACAAGCTACATTGGATTCCTCAGAAGAAAGTACTACGGATTCATCAGAATCTTTAGATGAAAGTATGCAGTCATCTGAGGAAGAGGAGATCCGTGTAGAAGATTCTACTGAGAGCGTAGAAGAAGGACCTCCGACAAGTTCGACGACAGAAACAAGCGGACTTAATGGTACACAAGAAGAGCAAAAAGATAATACAGATAACACTAAAACATATACACATATAAAAGATGTCCAAAAAGAAAAAGCAGTAAGTGCAAAAGGACAGGTTGGAACTGTTAATTGGGAACTTTATGACGATGGGAAACTAAAAATGACAAGTGGTGGAAAATGGGAATCTAGTAATTTTGATGTTGAAAAATCACCATGGGCTTCTTGGAATGAAAAGATTACTAGTATAGAAATCAGTTCTGAAATTACGGTAGGATCTAGTCTGGCAGGTGCATTTAGAAATTTATATAAATGTAAATCAATAACGGGATTAGATAAATTAATCCTTAGCAGTGTTAATCCAACTAATATGGATAGCACATTTTATGGTCTTAGTGCATTGGAAGAACTAGACTTAACGGGGCTAAATACGAGTAAAGTGACTGATATGTCTGCGATGCTTCTAGGAACTAGTAGTTTAAAGGAATTGAATATTACTGGTTTGGATACTAGTAACGTAACTACGATGTCTGCCATGTTTTATGGTACGGGATTAAGTAGTGACAACTTAGATATCAATGAATTAGACACAGGAAATGTAACAAATATGTCTAGTATGTTTAAGGATGCACGAAATTTAACGAATATAGATTTAAGAAATTTAAATCTTGAAAAGGTGACAAACATGTCTAGTATGTTTCAAGATCAGTATACAGATCAAAATAATGACGGGACTATAGATGAGAGTCAACTGTGTACAGTAAAATTTGGGAAGCTAAGCAATGAAAATATAGACATGAACAGCATGTTTAGACATGCGACGCACCTTGAGCAAGTAGAGTTTTATGAAGCAGATGAAAAAGTTAAAGTATTAAAAATGGCTCATATGTTTATGAATACTAAGAGCTTAACAAATATAGATTTAAGTACATTTGATACGAGTCAAGTAACCGATATGTCTAGCGTGTTTAACAGAGCAAGTAGTTTGACTAGTGTAGATTTAAGTGGATTTGATACTAGCAAAGTAACAAATATGTCTAGTATGTTCAGTGGAGCAAGTAGTTTAGCGAGTGTAGATTTAAGTAACTTTGATACTAACAAAGTAACAAATACGTCTAGTATGTTTAGCGGAGCGAGTAGTTTGACAAGTATAGATTTAAGTAACTTTGATATGAACCATGTAACAGATTTATCTCATATGTTTTTTCAGACAAGTAAATTGGGAAAGATTATTTTAGGACAAAATTTTAGTTTTAATAACAATATGGATGGGAAGCTGCCCCCAGCTTTTAACGGAAAAAATGAGGATTTATGGCAGGCTATTGGAGATGGGGACGAGGACACACCAAATGGGAAAGTCTATTCTAACGGTGAATTAATGACAAATTATGATGGAAATAATATGGCGGGAACATATGTCGCAAGTGGTTACGATCCAAGTATGATGATCTCTGTAGATGTTCCAGAAAAGGTATCGTTTGGCGCAATAACTAGCGAAAAAATTATTTCAAATAAATTTAATATTGCTAATAATTCGAGATTACCATTGCGAGTTGTTGTTACAGAATATGTTGATACAGATTTTTCTTTCAGCTTGTTTCAATCTTTGAAATTAAAAATTGATGAATATAGTGAAGGAAACGATGTATCGTTAATTGATAAAGGAAACGGCGATATATCTGCTGAAACCACATTATTTAATTTATGTTCAGAACAAAATATTAATGTAATCGACTCGGAAAAAAATGAAGAATTGATACAAAATGGCTGGAGAAATAATTGGAATTTTCAATTTGATGGTGCCATATATGAAGATCAATTTAATGAGAATGACTTGAGGACAGTCAACCATGAATTGAAATTAAAATTTATTCCTTTAACAGCGGATGGTAATAATATATGGGGAAGCTAA
- a CDS encoding LPXTG cell wall anchor domain-containing protein → MNKISFKTILIIVLVCFISIICLQQPESIKSVELPVEGKIGQTIENSHNTDETKLSDEDFRKKTVVYERRLPKTGTRTSWGLSVFGGIILSALIIYRIKNHFIFHQRKSSV, encoded by the coding sequence TTGAATAAGATTAGTTTTAAGACAATATTGATTATTGTTTTGGTATGTTTTATAAGCATTATATGCCTCCAACAGCCAGAATCAATCAAGAGCGTTGAACTACCTGTAGAAGGCAAAATCGGGCAAACAATCGAAAATAGTCATAATACAGATGAGACTAAACTAAGCGATGAAGACTTTAGGAAAAAAACGGTCGTCTACGAAAGAAGACTTCCTAAAACAGGAACGAGAACTTCATGGGGGTTATCTGTGTTTGGCGGAATTATTCTCAGTGCATTAATAATCTATAGAATAAAAAATCACTTCATCTTTCACCAAAGAAAATCCAGTGTATGA
- a CDS encoding YitT family protein: protein MTSLKTMKEVFFIILGTSIYAFGLVYLNIANQLAEGGVSGITLILRALFHIDPAYSTLLINIPLILLGGKILGKRALAYTVLGTVSLSVFLWIWQRIPLQINLEHDLLIVSLLAGLIAGVGSGIVYRMGGTTGGSDIIARILEKNHGISMGRSLLAFDVIVLLASLTYIDLKRMMYTLIASYVFSRVIDFILDGGYSAKGILVVSNKSEEIAPLLMTGLQRGVTFLHGEGGFSGVDKKMIYMVVSARELNEVKRIIHEIDEHAFLSILNVHEVEGEGFTYLKPQTNRFKKMIE from the coding sequence ATGACATCATTGAAAACAATGAAAGAAGTTTTTTTTATTATTTTAGGAACAAGTATTTATGCTTTTGGACTAGTCTATTTGAATATCGCAAACCAGCTAGCTGAGGGTGGAGTTTCAGGTATTACCCTGATTTTGCGTGCTCTTTTTCATATCGACCCAGCTTATTCTACTTTATTGATCAATATTCCATTGATCCTACTAGGCGGAAAAATATTAGGAAAACGCGCGCTCGCGTATACTGTCTTAGGCACTGTCTCGCTTTCTGTCTTCTTATGGATTTGGCAAAGGATTCCCTTACAAATCAACTTAGAGCATGATTTACTGATCGTCTCTTTACTTGCAGGACTGATTGCCGGAGTCGGCAGCGGGATCGTTTATCGTATGGGAGGTACTACAGGAGGAAGTGACATCATCGCTCGGATACTTGAAAAAAATCATGGAATCTCTATGGGACGTTCCCTTTTAGCTTTTGATGTGATAGTTTTACTTGCTTCATTAACTTATATCGATTTGAAGCGGATGATGTACACGTTAATCGCTTCCTATGTATTTAGTCGTGTCATCGATTTTATCCTTGATGGCGGCTACTCTGCCAAAGGGATTCTTGTGGTCTCAAATAAAAGTGAGGAAATTGCGCCTTTATTGATGACTGGCTTACAACGTGGTGTCACATTCTTGCACGGAGAAGGTGGTTTTTCTGGTGTCGATAAAAAAATGATCTATATGGTAGTAAGTGCCAGGGAATTAAATGAAGTAAAACGGATCATTCATGAAATTGACGAACATGCCTTTCTTTCGATTCTAAATGTCCATGAAGTAGAAGGAGAAGGCTTTACGTATCTCAAACCACAAACGAATCGGTTTAAAAAAATGATAGAATGA